The Chryseobacterium sp. G0186 genome includes the window CAGGAAATTCTTTTTTGCTCAAAAGCCAATCCATTTTTCAGGAACCCAGTCGGATAAAAACTTTAGGCTGTTCAAAAAGTCAAAGGCAAGATATATGGCTGGCAAGAAAGTACATGAAACGCTTGACGTAAATGGAAGCATCGGGATTTTGAAAAATAAATTACTCCATTACTCCGTTTCAGATTATGAGTCCTATAAAAAGAAAATGATTCATTACGGAGTTTTAAAAGGAAAAGAACTGGCTGCAAAAGGGAAAAAGTACAATGTTTTGGTTCAATATTTTAAAACTGTTTTTAAATTCTTTAAGGCCTACATAATGAGATTAGGTATTCTGGACGGAAAAGAAGGCTATCAGCTTTCCTATCTTCAATCCTTGAGTGTGTTTGAAACCTATGAATCATTAAAAAAAGAGCAAAATTAGTTGAATGAAGATTTGTATCATTAGTTATGACTTCTGGGATTATGATAAGTATATTGTTGAAGCATTATGCAAGCGAGGTATTGAGTCCCATCATATAAAAATCAGTGCTGTTACCCATTCCAACTTTAACGAAAGGGCTGTAAATGCCTTAAGTAAGACTTTTTTAAATAAGAACCTTAAGACAGAAAAGAGACAGAAATATGTTCTTGATTCACTTGAAAAACTAGGTCATCAGGATCAGATATTAGTTTTAAATCCGGACACCTTTGATCTTTCCACCCTTGAAATGATCAGACAATATACAGACAGATTGGTTACTTATCTTTATGACAATCTGGAAAGAGTTCCCGTAGAGGACAAACTGCATCTTTTTGATAAAATATTTTCCTTTGATATCGCAGATGTAATGAAACATGGCTTTGAAAAGATCACGAATTACATCTATCTCCCCTACACTCCAAAGGAAAGTCAGAATCCCGAAATGGATCTTTTCTACATTACATCTTATGACAGCAGAAGAGTTTCATTGGTGAAATTATTGGCAAAAAAATTACTTGACCTGGAATTGAAGTTCCAGATTATGGTGATTGGAAAGAAATCATGGAGACATCAGCTGACGAATATATTTATCAAGATTCCGAAAAATCTTTTTCTGATCTTCAGTATTAAAAAAATTCCACATAATGATCTTCCCATGTATTATAAAAACTCCAAGGTTTTGCTTGATCTGATGCGTGAAGGCCAGTATGGGCTTAGCTTTAGGGTTTTTGAGGCCATGTCTTTGGAAAAGAAAATTATTACGGATAATGACGCTATCAAAACCTATGATTTTTACAATCCAAATAATGTTTTGATTTTAAATGAAAATATCACTAATCTTGATCCATCTTTTTTTGATACATCTTATGAAAAGATTCCAGAGGAAATCTACAACAGATATACTTTGGACAGTTGGGTAAATAAGGTATTTGAACTAGACAATAAAAAGTAACAGATGGGAATCTTAAAGGATATTAAAAAACATTTTAAAAGAAAAGAAAGGCTTAAGGAGCTTCAAACTCAGGATATCATCAATATTCATTTGTATGATTCCTCGAAAAAAACAATTCTTTTTACTTCAAGAGATTTTCCTACCCATGATAAGGATTCAGGTTCTAACAGACTTAAGGAAATTATTTTAATCTATAAAGAGCTGGGATACAATTGTATTTTATTTGCCCCTCATATGTTTGAGGATAGTACTTATGTAAAGTTTTATCAGCAACATGGTGTCATTGTTTTTGTAGAAAATAATAAATACAGGAATATTTTCACTTTCCTTTCTTCTCTTAAAAACATTGACTACGTTTGG containing:
- a CDS encoding glycosyltransferase family 2 protein, which translates into the protein MKISGLIITYNEEKNIQEVLKCFDFCDEVIVIDSFSTDKTVEIAKKFPNVKVIQNKFEDFTKQRNIALDAATHDWVLFLDGDERITPALRQEIIDELNKPEQKDAYYFYRKFFFAQKPIHFSGTQSDKNFRLFKKSKARYMAGKKVHETLDVNGSIGILKNKLLHYSVSDYESYKKKMIHYGVLKGKELAAKGKKYNVLVQYFKTVFKFFKAYIMRLGILDGKEGYQLSYLQSLSVFETYESLKKEQN